In Gemmatimonadota bacterium, the DNA window TTCAGAAAACTTATAGAAATGCGTCATGTGTTGTGTCCTTTGATAAGTCGGTTTAGGGATAAGAGGTATAAGGATAAAAAAAAGAGATGTCAAGGGAGAAGGATGAAGTGTGAGGGGAGAAATGGTGGACAATTGGCCGACTCTCAGGCCAGTTCACGCGGGTGTCTTGTCTCACATCTCGCGTATTGCGTCTCACCCAAAAAATACCTTGACAGAGCGAGTGCGTTTGGTTTATGTTTCTATCAGTTGTTTTATTAGCAAAACATTGGTTAAATGGCTAAACGCACGAGGGGGCATTATGATGGCATCGGATGTATGGAAAGAATACGAGAGCAACGAGATTTCCCACAGTGTTGCCCATCATCTAACTGCCATTCACGAGTTGATGGGCGATCTGGGCTATGCGCGGGTTTCGGATGTGGCGCGTGCGCTGGAGATTACCCGGGGTAGTGCTTCGCTGACGCTCAAAGCCCTCAAGGCGCGCGGGCTGGTTGTGGAAGATCACAATAAATTTTTGAAATTATCCGAAGATGGCCGCCGCATTGTCGATTCTATTTTAGCCAAACGCGCTGTTGTTCGCAAATTTCTCAATGAGGTGCTCAAGCTCGACGAGCATCAAGCCGAAGTAGATGCGTGCAAGGTCGAGCATCTTTTAAGCGCGCAAACTGGTGGGCAATTGCTGCATTTTGTGCGCTTCTTGCTCTCCGATGATCCCACTGCGCGACAATTTCTCTCTGAATTCTGGTCCAGGTTGGATCAGGATGAAGAGTGGCAGTGGCCCGTTCAGGATGTTGATCAATTATTCAATTTGGAGTCTCAATAATGGCTTATGCAACGGATGCTGCAACCCCACTTTCAATATGGGGCCGGGGTGATGAAGGTACTATTGAAGGCATTTCAGGAGCCAATCAACTGGCGGCCCGACTGCGTGAGGTGGGTGCTATACCAGGTGTCCCGGTGCGCGTGTTGCGCGTTGGGCGCACTGTGGTCATTCAGGTGGGTAGCAGCAGATTTTGCTTGCGAAAAACCGATGCTGCATGCATCAAAGGAATGAAAGCGGCCTGATTTATTATGGCAATGAATATAGCGAATCGAGAGCGACCTTATGTGGGTCGTGCCACGGTCGCTGTGGTTGGCAATCCCAATACGGGTAAGACAACGCTTTTTAATGCTCTGACGGGGCTTTCGCAGCGCGTGGGAAATTTTCCCGGCGTTACGGTTGAGCGCAAGGTCGGACAATTGACATTGCCCAACGCGGGTGCGGTTGACCTGCTGGATTTGCCCGGTACATACAGCCTTTCAGCCAAGTCTCCAGATGAGCTTATTGCTGTTGAAGCACTGATGGGGTTGTTGGAGAGCGAGAGTACCATTCAAGCTGTGCTCGTGGTTCTCGACGCCAGCAATTTGAGGCGCAGTTTATACGTCGTATCTCAACTTCTCGAAATTGATTTGCCCCTGGTTGTTGCCCTCAATATGTTAGATGTGGCCAAAGCCAGGGGCATTGTTATTGATGCACCTGCTCTGAGCGAGCGTTTGGGCGTTCCTGTTATTCCCATACAGGCCAATAAACGCGTGGGACTTGATGAATTGAAAGAAGCCCTTTCTCGGGTTGTTGAAAAGGGCAGGGTTCCCTCGCGCAGCCCGATATCCCCGCAATCCTGGTGGGTAGAAGCCGATCAGTTGGCGCGAAAATACGAAGGTGTATCTACGGGGCTGGCGTTGCGTGTGTTGGTTGATAATCAGAACGCCTTTACATCCCATGTCGTGGAACGCTTTGGTGATGACTTTGCCGCCGACCTTCACGCGTTGCGAGCACAGATTAATGCGGATGATGCACTGGCGAATCGAGAGATCGAATGGCGCTATAGATGGATCGACGAAGTCCTCGATGATGTGTTGCGCGATCCCGAACCACTTCGCGTGACCCGTTCTGATCAACTGGATCGGATTTTGACCCATCCGCTATGGGGTAGCCTGAGTTTTGCTGTGATTATGGCCTTTGTATTTCAATCGATTTTTTCGTGGGCCGTGCCTTTAATGGATGGTATTGACGCGTTGTTTGGGACGGT includes these proteins:
- a CDS encoding metal-dependent transcriptional regulator, translating into MVDNWPTLRPVHAGVLSHISRIASHPKNTLTERVRLVYVSISCFISKTLVKWLNARGGIMMASDVWKEYESNEISHSVAHHLTAIHELMGDLGYARVSDVARALEITRGSASLTLKALKARGLVVEDHNKFLKLSEDGRRIVDSILAKRAVVRKFLNEVLKLDEHQAEVDACKVEHLLSAQTGGQLLHFVRFLLSDDPTARQFLSEFWSRLDQDEEWQWPVQDVDQLFNLESQ
- a CDS encoding ferrous iron transport protein A encodes the protein MAYATDAATPLSIWGRGDEGTIEGISGANQLAARLREVGAIPGVPVRVLRVGRTVVIQVGSSRFCLRKTDAACIKGMKAA